The following proteins come from a genomic window of Triticum aestivum cultivar Chinese Spring chromosome 6A, IWGSC CS RefSeq v2.1, whole genome shotgun sequence:
- the LOC123131966 gene encoding aquaporin PIP2-5, with product MAGAAQGKQSREAHGNNDIGVAKDYLDPPAVRLFDASELGQWSLYRAIIAEFMASLLFVYVSVATVIGHKRQTDAEACSGAGVLGIAWAFGGMIAVLVYCTAGISGGHVNPAVTFGLLLARKLSLPRAFLYTSAQCLGAICGAAMVRAVHGARYYELYGGGANEVAPGYSKAGGLLAEAAGTFVLVYTVFSATDPKRMARDTHVPVLAPLLIGFAVVVAHLATIPVTGTGINPARSLGAAVVYNNSKAWSEQWIFWVGPFSGAAVAMAYHQYILRGGAAAKPHFNFDNGFRRLGC from the coding sequence ATGGCCGGCGCTGCACAGGGCAAGCAGAGTAGAGAGGCCCATGGTAACAACGATATCGGCGTCGCCAAGGACTACCTCGACCCTCCGGCGGTGCGGCTGTTCGACGCCAGCGAGCTTGGCCAGTGGTCCCTGTACCGCGCCATCATCGCCGAGTTCATGGCCAGTCTGCTCTTCGTCTACGTCTCCGTCGCCACCGTGATCGGCCACAAGCGGCAGACGGACGCGGAAGCGTGCAGCGGCGCCGGCGTGCTGGGCATCGCGTGGGCCTTCGGCGGCATGATCGCCGTCCTCGTCTACTGCACCGCCGGCATCTCCGGCGGCCACGTCAACCCCGCCGTGACGTTCGGGCTGCTGCTGGCGAGGAAGCTGTCGCTCCCCCGCGCCTTCCTCTACACGTCGGCGCAGTGCCTCGGCGCCATCTGCGGCGCGGCGATGGTCAGGGCCGTGCACGGCGCGCGGTACTACGAGCTCTACGGCGGCGGCGCCAACGAGGTCGCGCCGGGGTACTCCAAGGCGGGGGGGCTGCTGGCCGAGGCGGCCGGCACCTTCGTCCTCGTGTACACCGTGTTCTCGGCCACCGACCCGAAGCGCATGGCGCGGGACACCCACGTGCCGGTGCTGGCGCCGCTGCTCATCGGGTTCGCGGTGGTGGTGGCGCACCTGGCCACCATCCCCGTCACCGGCACCGGGATCAACCCGGCGAGGAGCCTGGGTGCCGCCGTGGTGTACAACAACAGCAAGGCGTGGAGCGAGCAGTGGATCTTCTGGGTCGGGCCGTTCTCCggcgccgccgtggccatggcGTACCACCAGTACATCCTCAGGGGCGGTGCCGCCGCCAAGCCACACTTCAACTTCGACAATGGATTCCGACGCCTCGGCTGTTGA